In a genomic window of Tachysurus vachellii isolate PV-2020 chromosome 13, HZAU_Pvac_v1, whole genome shotgun sequence:
- the fibpa gene encoding fibroblast growth factor (acidic) intracellular binding protein a — protein MSVELDVFVGNTTIMDKEVYQLWLNGYTVTDAVKVRIEGGVMEECEASPDVLLSDTMDQFRTFQMCERLLHNPAKLANQLLFQIPPDRQAMLIERYYAFDDSFAREVLGKKLSKGTKKDLDDVSAKTGITLKSCRRQFDNFKRVFKVVEELKGPLVENIRQHFLLPDQLARDYAAIVFFANNRFETGKKKLQYLTFQDFAFCAGQLINNWTVGAVDNMVEDMDVDLDKEFLQDLKELKMLITDKDLLDQHKSLVCVALRGKTKVFNEMEASFKNLSRGLVNIAAKLTNTKDVRDFFIDLVEKFIEPCRSEKWTSTDVNLYLTHYTNSAHILDSFKHQTVWTRYMGVIKSCILRMYHE, from the exons AATGGATATACAG TGACTGATGCAGTGAAGGTGAGGATAGAAGGAGGTGTGATGGAAGAATGTGAAGCCAGTCCTGACGTCTTACTGAGCGACACCATGGACCAGTTCCGAACATTCCAGATGTGTGAAAGGCTTCTGCATAATCCGGCAAAATTAGCTAACCAGCTTCTCTTCCAGATACCACCAGATCGACAAGCCATGCTGATTGAAAG ATATTATGCATTTGATGATTCCTTTGCTCGTGAGGTTCTTGGAAAGAAACTCTCTAAAGGGACAAAAAAAGACCTTGATGATGTTAGTGCAAAAACTGGCATTACGCTGAAAAGCTGCAGGCGACAG TTTGACAACTTTAAGCGAGTGTTCAAAGTGGTGGAAGAACTCAAAGGCCCCCTGGTGGAAAACATAAGGCAGCACTTTCTCCTTCCTGACCAGCTGGCGAG GGATTATGCGGCCATCGTGTTCTTTGCCAATAATCGTTTTGAAACGGGGAAGAAGAAGCTTCAGTATCTCACTTTTCAAGACTTTGCCTTTTGTGCTGGGCAGCTCATCAACAATTGGACAGTTGGAGCTGTCG ACAACATGGTGGAGGACATGGATGTGGATCTAGACAAAGAGTTCCTTCAAGACCTCAAAGAACTCAAAATGTTAATCACAGACAAGGATCTTTTGGATCAGCACAAAAG TCTAGTATGTGTAGCTCTACGAGGAAAGACTAAAGTCTTCAATGAGATGGAAGCCAGTTTTAag AACCTCTCCAGAGGCCTTGTGAACATTGCTGCCAaattaacaaacacaaaagatgTTCGCGATTTCTTCATTGATCTTGTAGAAAAG tttattgaGCCGTGTCGATCGGAAAAATGGACATCTACAGACGTCAACCTCTACCTCACCCACTACACAAACTCGGCACACATACTAGACAGTTTCAA GCACCAGACAGTCTGGACTAGGTATATGGGAGTTATTAAAAGCTGCATCCTCAGAATGTATCACGAATGA